A single region of the Lacerta agilis isolate rLacAgi1 chromosome 9, rLacAgi1.pri, whole genome shotgun sequence genome encodes:
- the LOC117053237 gene encoding WD repeat-containing protein 49-like, with protein MVREVKNEVYCGNTLCWKCFHGSFCPLPEDLTINKIIFLLSRLERKKTAAVLAASGPRGYIAFWNIYGRGSLFAYFSSSKERSTVSDMAVDDKDFLLCAGDQLGFLYIWNIAEYAINGPEAKPPVLLHSWNTHNGSITR; from the exons ATGGTGAGAGAAGTGAAAAATGAAGTAT ATTGTGGAAATACTTTGTGCTGGAAATGCTTTCATGGTTCGTTTTGTCCCCTCCCAGAGGATTTAACCATCAATAAAATCATTTTCCTCTTATCAAGgctggaaaggaagaaaacagcTGCAGTGTTAGCGGCTAGTGGACCTAGAG GTTATATTGCATTCTGGAATATATATGGCCGAGGGAGCCTTTTTGCTTATTTCTCTAGT TCCAAAGAGAGATCCACAGTCAGTGACATGGCAGTTGATGACAAGGACTTCCTCTTGTGTGCAGGAGACCAACTGGGCTTTCTCTATATCTGGAACATTGCAGAATATGCCATTAATGGCCCAGAAGCCAAGCCACCAGTTT TACTTCACAGCTGGAATACTCACAATGGCAGCATAACCAGGTAA